One genomic window of Polyangiaceae bacterium includes the following:
- a CDS encoding sigma-70 family RNA polymerase sigma factor, which translates to MMQTTATDAMTDLAQHEHALLAGLIADDEAAWRDFSEQYARLIYRCITRVTARFSAVVGPEDVREIYAMLCVSLLANDKKKLRSFEPGRGNKLGSWIGMLAIHAAYDYLRTVKREPRRTCLTEAEGLTSELPDPFDHCVRSEQATIVSRLFDCFTDKDQEFIQLYFGDGLEPEEVAERMGISIKTVYSKKHKIRTRLESLLSERRLAA; encoded by the coding sequence ATGATGCAGACCACCGCCACCGACGCCATGACCGACCTCGCCCAGCACGAGCACGCCCTGCTGGCCGGGCTCATCGCCGACGACGAAGCTGCCTGGCGCGACTTCTCCGAGCAGTACGCACGTCTCATCTACCGCTGCATCACGCGGGTGACGGCGCGATTCTCGGCGGTCGTAGGACCCGAAGACGTTCGCGAAATCTACGCCATGCTGTGCGTGTCGCTCTTGGCCAACGACAAGAAGAAGCTGCGCAGCTTCGAGCCCGGACGGGGCAACAAGCTGGGCAGCTGGATTGGCATGCTGGCGATACACGCAGCCTACGACTACCTCCGCACGGTCAAGCGGGAGCCTCGCCGCACCTGTCTGACCGAGGCTGAGGGGTTGACCTCGGAGCTGCCGGATCCCTTCGACCACTGCGTCCGCTCCGAGCAGGCCACGATTGTCTCGCGCTTGTTCGACTGCTTCACCGACAAGGACCAGGAGTTCATCCAGCTCTACTTCGGTGACGGCCTCGAGCCCGAAGAGGTTGCCGAGCGCATGGGGATCAGCATCAAGACCGTGTATTCCAAGAAGCACAAGATCCGCACGCGGCTGGAAAGCCTGCTCTCCGAGCGTCGTCTCGCAGCCTGA
- a CDS encoding SDR family oxidoreductase, with translation MSQRDVSLPAIDGWALILGASSGFGEACAVTFAKAGMNIIGVHLDRRATMPNVERILAAVRDAGREAWFYNVNAADAGKRAEVLDDVKAKLDARGKGEQVRVLLHSLAFGTLKPFVAPGPADQVTAKQMDMTLDVMAHSLVYWVQDTLQRGLLSEQGRIFGMTSTGSTSVWQGYGAVSAAKSALESHIRQLALELGPRGITANAVCAGVTDTPALKKIPDNETMVQVAVRKNPSHRLTEPLDVARALVALAQPCTYWLNGNVLCIDGGEAHSG, from the coding sequence ATGAGTCAGCGAGACGTGAGTTTGCCCGCCATCGACGGCTGGGCGTTGATTCTCGGAGCCTCCAGTGGCTTCGGTGAGGCCTGTGCCGTGACTTTCGCGAAGGCGGGCATGAACATCATCGGGGTTCACCTCGACCGACGGGCGACCATGCCGAACGTCGAGCGAATCCTTGCAGCCGTGCGCGATGCGGGCCGCGAAGCGTGGTTCTACAACGTGAACGCAGCGGATGCGGGCAAGCGCGCGGAGGTCCTCGACGACGTGAAGGCGAAGCTGGACGCTCGCGGCAAGGGCGAGCAAGTGCGCGTGTTGTTGCACTCCTTGGCTTTCGGCACGCTCAAGCCCTTCGTGGCGCCGGGCCCCGCGGATCAGGTGACCGCGAAACAGATGGACATGACCTTGGACGTCATGGCGCACAGCTTGGTGTACTGGGTCCAGGACACACTCCAGCGCGGGTTGCTCAGCGAACAAGGCCGAATCTTCGGCATGACGAGCACTGGTTCGACGTCCGTGTGGCAGGGCTACGGCGCCGTGAGTGCGGCCAAGAGCGCGTTGGAGTCGCACATTCGTCAGCTCGCCCTGGAGCTCGGCCCGCGTGGCATCACCGCCAACGCCGTCTGCGCCGGTGTGACGGACACGCCGGCCCTCAAGAAGATCCCCGACAACGAGACGATGGTGCAGGTCGCAGTGCGCAAGAATCCGTCGCACCGATTGACGGAGCCCCTGGACGTCGCACGCGCGCTGGTCGCCTTGGCGCAGCCCTGTACCTACTGGCTCAACGGCAACGTGCTCTGCATCGACGGCGGCGAAGCGCACAGCGGATGA
- a CDS encoding PQQ-binding-like beta-propeller repeat protein, producing MTARIGEAQTLPLIADLCQAVAQLDGGKRQRASVQVYGDDVVWEIGLENDGEAVLLTLLRSAPTAEVAIYERRLDRREFRAALARTVAEALSRPQRAENARRTLQLAERAIAEPTAASASPAPRSDTEISARASGGIRLRARVPLRSAAEDLAPSSAVERADLLALLARGPVELSVRSRCVPLGDTHVFLLAERLVALADDVVDAAMSGRACFRRVELGTLRIGVQRGPGAPNLSLLVGPPGKDRVTFPALDALHLAKSVVRFARSLCDAMMLADPAARSNLRLTNLRRNAAMLERRANDQEGGDEPVENQEPESYRSLAVPRRSESTGRWSHGGKMRFVPRWVATIPSIDLRATFLCGDRLIAGSERETACIHRTTGALLWRMPSPRAASVATPAGLARLYADGRVMLHDLSTGEVRFEAQVAPRAGGGATGAVVNSAGLPRLLVLSEGDRRISALDLVGGEIRWRFTARRPGAYKVRRAGGLLLVSGGDRNLTALEVKNGEVVWRLRAEAPLSTEVTVDHDAAYAVASDGSSATLICVDPFSGAMRWQSEIDERVAPGQSVIVTRDAVVVPLRDRRGSGLAGYCRQSGARLWQHEPGLASPVVAWLGVDADVIGNSAAGTLLCLGGKDGHVRYSHAFPRHVDADQPRRLEPVLRSGALFVPQQQVHVVRPRDGETLGVVPTDLIPDLLRVDERCDVYVAEESGHVAAFGAAARLTLVKG from the coding sequence TTGACTGCTCGCATAGGCGAGGCCCAGACCCTGCCGCTCATTGCGGACCTATGTCAGGCAGTCGCCCAATTGGATGGCGGCAAACGCCAGCGCGCCAGCGTCCAAGTCTACGGCGACGACGTGGTCTGGGAGATCGGCCTGGAGAACGATGGCGAGGCAGTGCTGCTGACCTTGCTGCGCAGCGCGCCCACCGCCGAAGTCGCCATCTACGAGCGGCGCTTGGACCGTCGCGAGTTTCGCGCAGCCCTGGCGCGCACCGTAGCGGAGGCCCTGTCGCGACCTCAACGCGCCGAGAATGCGCGACGCACGCTGCAGCTCGCCGAGCGCGCCATCGCTGAACCGACAGCGGCTTCGGCGTCCCCCGCCCCGCGCAGTGACACGGAGATCAGCGCTCGCGCAAGTGGCGGGATCCGACTGCGTGCTCGCGTGCCGCTACGAAGTGCGGCGGAAGACCTGGCGCCGAGCTCCGCTGTCGAGCGCGCAGATCTGCTCGCCCTGCTGGCTCGCGGCCCCGTGGAACTCTCGGTGCGCTCGCGCTGCGTCCCCCTGGGCGACACCCACGTGTTCCTGCTCGCCGAGCGCCTGGTCGCCCTGGCCGACGATGTGGTCGACGCCGCCATGAGCGGCCGCGCCTGCTTCCGCCGCGTGGAACTGGGAACGCTGCGCATCGGCGTTCAGCGCGGCCCCGGTGCACCGAACCTGAGCCTGCTCGTGGGGCCGCCCGGCAAGGACCGGGTCACCTTCCCTGCCCTCGATGCTCTGCACCTGGCCAAGAGCGTGGTGCGCTTTGCACGCAGCCTGTGCGACGCCATGATGCTGGCCGACCCGGCGGCGCGCAGCAATTTGCGACTCACCAACTTGCGTCGCAACGCAGCCATGCTCGAGCGCCGCGCCAACGACCAAGAAGGCGGCGACGAACCCGTCGAGAACCAGGAACCCGAGAGCTACCGCAGCCTCGCCGTTCCGCGCCGCAGCGAGTCCACGGGGCGCTGGTCCCACGGCGGCAAGATGCGCTTCGTGCCCCGCTGGGTCGCGACCATTCCCAGCATCGACCTGCGCGCCACGTTCCTGTGTGGCGACCGATTGATCGCCGGTTCCGAGCGCGAAACCGCGTGCATCCATCGCACGACCGGCGCGCTGCTCTGGCGCATGCCCTCGCCGCGCGCGGCGAGCGTCGCGACCCCCGCAGGGCTGGCGCGACTCTACGCAGATGGCCGCGTGATGCTGCACGATCTGTCCACGGGCGAAGTGCGCTTCGAGGCCCAGGTGGCTCCACGCGCCGGCGGTGGCGCCACGGGTGCGGTCGTCAACAGCGCGGGCCTGCCGCGCCTGCTCGTACTCAGCGAGGGAGATCGACGCATCAGCGCGCTGGACCTCGTCGGCGGTGAGATCCGCTGGCGTTTCACTGCTCGTCGCCCCGGGGCCTACAAAGTGCGGCGCGCCGGCGGGCTGCTGCTCGTCAGCGGCGGCGACCGCAACCTGACAGCGCTGGAAGTGAAGAACGGCGAAGTCGTGTGGCGATTGCGCGCGGAAGCACCGCTTTCCACCGAGGTCACGGTGGACCACGACGCGGCCTACGCCGTCGCGTCGGACGGTTCCAGCGCGACGCTGATTTGCGTCGACCCCTTCAGCGGCGCGATGCGTTGGCAGTCCGAGATCGACGAGCGAGTCGCGCCTGGCCAGTCCGTGATCGTCACCCGCGACGCGGTGGTCGTTCCTCTGCGCGATCGCCGCGGCAGCGGACTCGCGGGCTATTGCCGTCAGAGCGGCGCGCGGCTTTGGCAGCACGAGCCGGGTCTCGCATCGCCGGTCGTGGCTTGGCTCGGCGTCGATGCCGACGTGATCGGGAACAGCGCGGCGGGCACATTGCTTTGCTTGGGCGGCAAAGACGGGCACGTGCGCTACAGCCACGCCTTCCCTCGCCATGTGGATGCCGATCAACCGCGACGGCTCGAGCCGGTGCTGCGCAGTGGCGCACTGTTCGTGCCTCAACAGCAGGTGCATGTAGTCAGACCGCGGGACGGCGAAACCCTCGGCGTCGTGCCGACGGATCTCATCCCGGATCTGCTGCGTGTCGACGAGCGCTGCGACGTGTACGTGGCCGAGGAGAGCGGGCACGTGGCCGCCTTCGGCGCGGCGGCGCGTCTGACTCTGGTCAAAGGTTGA
- a CDS encoding dynamin family protein, with protein sequence MARALLVDALGDWLSRAEIVARGKEARFRAARDALAAGDVADALRAARALMDELPRSALALALWVDAARAAGVAEEALEAAQALCRSVPYRSDVWLVRAELEQECGLDARVSLETAAQAADPVAAADRARLSLCDLDLTVGDGERAEHWLDQLSVAGMLGPEVSLRRVRARLSVGDRTGARVLAKDLPLPATSDGPGWLLRAELLDLDDPRGDEALRRAVMLETPRAAQVAQQRLPCLEPEARRRWHALALDLGVAEEPDWALAFALSASADQFPRVIARALESARDAHTLQGLAAAALTAGDASALLEVAAAAEHHGAELSAEVTTLVSALRASGAARVATLSGLDTPFARQLRERWLREWLAPGSAANWDDLLPLTASIAEQLADVDAIRALSAIGRELEGPLVAAVVGEFNAGKSSFVNALLGEAVAATGVIPTTATLHRLTWSPDRIARVERSNGEPARVVPFARLKETLQAVDLDSVAEVRLLAPLELLKRVELLDTPGFNAPDSAHARAARKALQEAHVALWLLDATQALKHSERARLQEIARLGVPLLVLLNKADRLSAEELQSALAHVEEGLAAAELRPEGEVLAFSALLANPEAADPAAYERSGFEHVRSALDEMLGAKGRELKDRVLRERFREVVARLEQRGLARQSSYQASLSAEQAELAARGRWVERARQAPSAWIAGLEAILRRRLPELQAIARPVRGARVDGRIERFVGSRARMLWLDEICAELLRLGEMPSLSADGTARLQAGVGGVLRALGAQLTESTADAAVTRVATACVDVVTELGLAAPPSRSARPAWLLELEALSAAVLGGHPTQLPGSMPRAKEDAVV encoded by the coding sequence ATGGCTCGCGCGCTCCTGGTGGACGCTCTCGGCGACTGGCTGTCGCGCGCGGAGATCGTCGCGCGGGGCAAAGAGGCGCGCTTTCGCGCTGCCCGAGATGCCTTGGCGGCAGGCGACGTTGCCGATGCGCTGCGCGCTGCGCGTGCGCTGATGGACGAACTGCCGCGTTCGGCCCTCGCACTGGCACTCTGGGTCGACGCGGCACGTGCCGCCGGCGTGGCGGAAGAAGCCCTGGAAGCCGCCCAAGCGCTGTGCCGCAGCGTTCCGTATCGCAGCGACGTGTGGCTGGTGCGCGCAGAGTTGGAGCAGGAGTGCGGCCTGGATGCTCGGGTGAGCCTCGAGACGGCGGCGCAGGCGGCGGACCCTGTCGCCGCAGCGGATCGCGCGCGACTTTCGCTCTGCGATCTGGACCTGACCGTCGGCGATGGCGAGCGCGCCGAGCACTGGCTCGACCAGCTGTCCGTCGCTGGGATGCTGGGGCCCGAGGTGAGCCTGCGGCGCGTGCGTGCTCGGCTCTCGGTCGGGGATCGAACCGGAGCTCGCGTGCTGGCCAAGGACTTGCCCCTTCCGGCTACGAGCGATGGACCGGGGTGGCTGCTCCGCGCCGAGCTCCTCGACTTGGACGACCCGCGCGGCGACGAGGCCCTACGGCGAGCGGTGATGTTGGAGACTCCGCGCGCCGCTCAGGTCGCGCAGCAGCGCTTGCCCTGCCTGGAGCCCGAGGCTCGACGGCGCTGGCATGCCTTGGCTTTGGATCTGGGCGTCGCGGAGGAACCCGACTGGGCGCTAGCGTTCGCGCTCAGCGCCAGTGCCGATCAGTTCCCTCGCGTCATCGCGCGCGCACTCGAGTCCGCTCGTGACGCGCACACGCTGCAAGGGTTGGCGGCGGCGGCGCTCACGGCGGGTGACGCCAGCGCGCTCTTGGAAGTGGCCGCCGCGGCGGAGCATCACGGAGCGGAACTCTCTGCCGAAGTGACGACGCTGGTGTCGGCCCTGCGCGCATCCGGCGCTGCGCGGGTGGCGACGCTTTCGGGCCTCGACACCCCCTTCGCTCGGCAGTTGCGCGAACGCTGGCTGCGTGAGTGGCTCGCGCCAGGTTCGGCTGCGAATTGGGACGATCTGTTGCCGCTGACGGCCAGCATCGCGGAGCAGCTGGCAGACGTCGATGCCATCCGCGCGCTCAGCGCCATCGGTCGCGAACTCGAGGGGCCCCTGGTCGCAGCCGTCGTCGGCGAGTTCAACGCGGGCAAATCGAGCTTCGTCAATGCCCTGCTGGGCGAGGCAGTGGCGGCCACGGGCGTGATCCCCACCACCGCGACGCTACACCGTCTCACGTGGTCGCCGGATCGCATCGCACGCGTCGAGCGAAGCAACGGCGAACCCGCGCGGGTCGTGCCTTTTGCTCGGCTGAAGGAGACCTTGCAGGCCGTCGATCTGGACTCGGTGGCCGAAGTGCGCTTGCTCGCTCCCTTGGAGCTACTCAAACGCGTGGAGCTGCTGGATACCCCGGGATTCAACGCGCCCGACTCCGCGCACGCGCGAGCCGCGCGCAAGGCACTGCAGGAAGCGCATGTCGCACTGTGGCTGCTGGACGCTACGCAAGCGCTCAAGCACAGCGAGCGCGCCCGCCTGCAAGAGATCGCCCGGCTCGGTGTGCCGCTGCTGGTCCTGCTGAACAAGGCGGACCGGCTGAGCGCCGAGGAATTGCAGTCCGCCCTTGCCCACGTGGAGGAAGGACTTGCCGCCGCGGAACTCAGGCCTGAAGGCGAGGTGCTCGCGTTCTCCGCGCTCCTCGCCAATCCCGAAGCAGCCGACCCTGCTGCCTACGAGCGGTCTGGCTTCGAGCACGTGCGAAGCGCGCTCGACGAGATGTTGGGGGCGAAAGGGCGCGAGTTGAAGGATCGCGTGCTCCGTGAGCGTTTCCGCGAGGTCGTGGCACGCCTGGAGCAGCGTGGTCTCGCGCGTCAATCGAGCTACCAAGCAAGTCTCAGCGCCGAGCAGGCCGAGTTGGCGGCGCGCGGCCGCTGGGTGGAGCGTGCTCGCCAAGCGCCGAGTGCCTGGATCGCGGGCCTCGAAGCGATCCTTCGACGGCGCCTGCCAGAGCTGCAAGCCATTGCGCGTCCGGTGCGTGGCGCCCGCGTCGACGGTCGCATCGAGCGCTTCGTCGGATCTCGAGCGCGCATGTTGTGGCTCGACGAGATCTGCGCCGAGTTGTTGCGCCTCGGCGAGATGCCGTCGCTGTCGGCGGACGGGACGGCACGCCTTCAAGCCGGAGTCGGCGGAGTATTGCGGGCGCTGGGAGCGCAGCTCACCGAGTCGACGGCCGACGCAGCCGTCACGCGGGTGGCGACAGCGTGCGTGGATGTAGTCACGGAGTTGGGGCTGGCGGCCCCACCGTCGAGGTCGGCGCGCCCGGCGTGGCTGCTGGAGCTGGAGGCGCTTTCCGCGGCCGTGCTGGGCGGGCATCCGACCCAGCTTCCAGGCTCGATGCCTCGCGCGAAGGAAGACGCAGTCGTGTAA
- a CDS encoding LptA/OstA family protein, whose translation MSSPRLRPLFSLLIAAGFCVTALGVGTPSPAVAQPLAEVEGQTLDITADRLDVDVSAGTAALEGNVRAAMGELEVLSPKIEIRYDQAPRVKWAKGSGGVRARLKGIDATAQSVELDVIKRKVTLRGGVRLSRGKGWVQAAKAEIDLSTRKVTLHEVKGSIPVESPKR comes from the coding sequence GTGTCCAGTCCCCGTCTCCGTCCGCTGTTCTCGCTGCTGATCGCGGCGGGATTTTGCGTGACCGCGCTGGGAGTCGGCACGCCTAGCCCTGCGGTTGCCCAGCCCTTGGCCGAGGTGGAGGGACAGACCTTGGACATCACCGCCGACCGCCTCGACGTGGACGTGAGCGCCGGCACGGCTGCCCTCGAAGGCAACGTGCGCGCGGCCATGGGTGAGCTGGAGGTGCTCAGTCCCAAGATCGAGATCCGCTACGACCAGGCGCCGCGCGTGAAGTGGGCCAAGGGCAGCGGAGGGGTGCGAGCGCGGCTCAAGGGCATCGATGCAACCGCGCAGTCCGTCGAGCTGGACGTCATCAAGCGCAAGGTGACGCTGCGCGGTGGCGTACGTCTCTCGCGTGGCAAAGGTTGGGTGCAGGCCGCGAAAGCGGAGATCGATCTGTCGACGCGCAAGGTGACTCTGCACGAGGTCAAGGGCTCCATCCCCGTCGAATCTCCCAAGCGCTGA
- a CDS encoding ATP-binding cassette domain-containing protein yields the protein MSALSARDIRVSYGQVPVLDGVDLDVAPGEVVALLGPSGAGKSTLFRVLSGELTRASGEVRIADQDVSRAPLWRRARAGLGYMPQTPSVLFDLSVADNVATFERLTRASPRALGERLLAVGLDESFADRRASELSGGERRRLELLRTLIAEPKIVLLDEPLTGVDPAGAELIGRVVRQAAERGAGVLVADHRVREALAFADRAALLLDGAIRVWAEPEAFEAHPQVQQRYLG from the coding sequence GTGTCGGCCCTATCTGCTCGCGACATCCGTGTCAGCTACGGACAAGTCCCGGTGCTGGACGGTGTCGACTTGGACGTGGCGCCCGGTGAAGTGGTCGCGCTCTTGGGACCCAGTGGCGCCGGCAAATCGACTCTGTTTCGAGTGCTTTCGGGAGAACTCACACGAGCGTCCGGGGAGGTGCGCATCGCCGACCAGGACGTGTCGAGGGCCCCGCTCTGGCGCCGCGCCCGGGCTGGGCTCGGCTACATGCCGCAGACTCCAAGCGTGCTGTTCGATCTGTCCGTGGCTGACAACGTCGCGACCTTCGAACGCCTGACTCGCGCGTCGCCGCGAGCCCTCGGCGAGCGTCTTCTCGCGGTAGGGCTCGACGAAAGCTTCGCCGACCGACGCGCGTCGGAGCTTTCGGGTGGTGAACGGCGGCGCCTCGAGTTGCTGCGCACACTGATCGCCGAGCCCAAGATCGTGCTCCTCGACGAACCCCTGACGGGCGTGGACCCCGCGGGAGCAGAGTTGATCGGGCGGGTCGTTCGGCAGGCCGCAGAGCGCGGGGCGGGGGTGCTCGTGGCCGACCATCGGGTCCGGGAAGCCTTGGCCTTCGCCGACCGGGCGGCGCTGTTGCTGGACGGCGCGATTCGCGTCTGGGCGGAGCCCGAGGCTTTCGAGGCTCATCCGCAGGTTCAGCAGCGCTATCTCGGCTGA
- the rpoN gene encoding RNA polymerase factor sigma-54: MEIKQQLRLSQQLVMTPQLQQAIRLLQLSRLELIDEVRKELDNNPVLSEDEPDGRAKDRESGARTATAEERDFPQAERGEEQRESEKAAREVDWEKFLENRTLQQPMPASRGGFDDLPPIEQNLTKPRGLRDHMLWQLQLSDFTDVERRFAELVIGNLDENGYLDLKGVERDDGTRTPDLTIEDLGGEAGLHPDDVPLVLEMIQNFDPMGVAARDLRECLLIQAKAYGYEDTEIEIIEHHIHHLEKHNYQAISREMHIPLEEVYEAAKEIQKLESRPARNFTETDDRTIGITPDVYVLKDGEEFVVMDNDRGVQRLYINEELTKKLMKDPNAKEFIGEKLRNAQWLIRAIEQRRKTIIKVSECIVEKQRDFFEKGVAFLKPMILRDVAEAVGMHESTISRVTTNKYMHTPQGLFELKYFFNSSIRRVGEEDIASESVKQAIKKIIEEEDKQSPLSDQAIVEILEKTEGIKIARRTVAKYREMLGILASSKRKRLF, from the coding sequence ATGGAAATCAAGCAGCAATTGCGGCTCTCGCAGCAGCTCGTGATGACTCCGCAGCTGCAGCAGGCCATTCGACTGCTGCAACTGTCTCGACTGGAGCTCATCGACGAAGTCCGCAAGGAGCTCGACAACAACCCGGTGCTCAGCGAAGACGAACCCGACGGTCGCGCGAAGGATCGGGAGTCTGGGGCACGCACTGCGACCGCCGAGGAGCGCGACTTTCCCCAGGCTGAACGGGGCGAGGAGCAGCGCGAGAGCGAGAAGGCGGCACGCGAAGTCGACTGGGAGAAGTTCCTGGAGAACCGAACCCTGCAGCAGCCCATGCCGGCGAGCCGTGGCGGCTTCGACGACCTGCCGCCCATCGAGCAGAACCTGACGAAGCCACGCGGACTTCGCGATCACATGCTGTGGCAGCTTCAGCTCAGCGACTTCACCGACGTAGAGCGTCGCTTTGCCGAGTTGGTGATCGGCAATCTAGACGAGAACGGCTACCTGGACTTGAAAGGCGTCGAGCGAGACGACGGCACGCGCACGCCGGATCTGACCATCGAAGACCTGGGCGGGGAGGCCGGACTCCATCCCGACGACGTGCCGCTGGTGCTCGAGATGATCCAGAACTTCGACCCCATGGGCGTGGCCGCGCGAGACCTGCGCGAGTGCCTGCTGATCCAAGCCAAGGCCTACGGCTACGAAGACACCGAGATCGAGATCATCGAGCACCACATCCACCACTTGGAGAAGCACAACTACCAGGCCATCTCTCGGGAGATGCACATCCCCCTCGAAGAGGTGTACGAGGCCGCGAAGGAAATCCAGAAGCTGGAGAGTCGGCCCGCCCGCAACTTCACGGAGACCGACGACCGCACGATCGGCATTACCCCGGACGTCTACGTGCTGAAGGACGGCGAGGAATTCGTGGTCATGGACAACGACCGCGGCGTACAGCGGCTCTACATCAACGAAGAGCTGACCAAGAAGCTGATGAAGGACCCCAACGCGAAGGAGTTCATCGGCGAGAAGTTGCGCAACGCTCAGTGGCTGATTCGCGCCATCGAACAGCGTCGCAAGACGATCATCAAGGTCTCCGAGTGTATCGTCGAAAAACAGCGAGATTTCTTCGAGAAGGGGGTGGCCTTCCTGAAGCCGATGATCTTGCGTGACGTCGCGGAGGCGGTCGGTATGCACGAGTCGACCATCAGCCGCGTGACCACCAACAAGTACATGCATACTCCGCAAGGCCTGTTCGAACTGAAGTACTTCTTCAACTCGAGCATCCGACGTGTCGGCGAAGAAGACATTGCCAGCGAAAGCGTCAAGCAAGCGATCAAGAAGATCATCGAAGAGGAAGACAAGCAGAGCCCGCTATCGGACCAGGCGATTGTGGAGATTCTAGAGAAAACCGAAGGCATCAAGATTGCCCGCCGCACGGTGGCGAAGTATCGAGAGATGCTCGGCATCCTCGCTTCGTCCAAGCGCAAGCGCTTGTTTTGA
- the raiA gene encoding ribosome-associated translation inhibitor RaiA yields MNISITFRHMDTSESVKAYAREKVAKLQKFLRQPMTAKVTLSLDRLKHVAETRVSSGGAHLEAKEASEDMYVSIDRVLAKLERQIRGTKGAAQSKKRRSGDSLRSGSLSAAKKKTAAPKKKVVKKKKAVAKTRAR; encoded by the coding sequence GTGAACATCAGCATCACGTTTCGTCACATGGATACCAGTGAATCCGTCAAGGCTTACGCACGCGAGAAGGTGGCGAAGCTGCAGAAGTTCCTGCGGCAGCCCATGACTGCGAAAGTCACGCTGTCTCTAGACAGGCTCAAGCACGTGGCCGAAACGCGAGTGTCGAGCGGTGGGGCGCATCTCGAGGCGAAAGAGGCGAGCGAGGACATGTACGTGTCCATCGATCGCGTGCTCGCCAAGTTGGAGCGGCAGATCCGCGGGACGAAGGGGGCGGCGCAATCCAAGAAGCGACGCTCTGGGGATTCCTTGCGTAGCGGTAGCCTCAGCGCGGCGAAGAAGAAGACCGCGGCACCGAAGAAGAAGGTCGTGAAGAAGAAGAAGGCAGTCGCCAAGACGCGGGCGCGCTGA
- a CDS encoding PTS sugar transporter subunit IIA, with protein sequence MRLSDVLTAGRILVDSDGGFVHAKVDAIRILSSMLASAVGASKEDVERLLTEREQLQSTGIGDGVAIPHASLESATIQAGALLLCPKGVPFESIDGEHCHIVFGVVGPRRATGEHLKLLARISRLLRDGAMRQRLVESANAEAAFALIREQDEAMSVG encoded by the coding sequence ATGCGGCTTTCCGACGTACTGACGGCTGGGCGAATTCTCGTCGATTCTGACGGCGGGTTCGTGCACGCCAAGGTCGACGCAATCCGGATTCTCTCCAGCATGCTCGCGTCTGCCGTAGGCGCTTCGAAAGAAGACGTCGAGCGTCTGCTCACCGAGCGGGAGCAACTGCAGAGCACGGGGATTGGCGATGGCGTTGCCATTCCCCATGCCTCCCTCGAGAGCGCGACGATTCAGGCGGGCGCGCTGCTGCTCTGCCCCAAGGGCGTCCCCTTCGAGTCGATCGACGGGGAGCACTGCCACATCGTTTTCGGCGTGGTCGGTCCGCGACGCGCCACCGGCGAGCATCTCAAACTGTTGGCGCGGATCTCCCGCTTGCTTCGCGACGGCGCCATGCGACAGCGCCTCGTGGAGTCGGCGAATGCCGAAGCCGCATTCGCGCTGATTCGGGAGCAAGACGAGGCCATGAGCGTCGGATGA